A genomic region of Micropterus dolomieu isolate WLL.071019.BEF.003 ecotype Adirondacks linkage group LG11, ASM2129224v1, whole genome shotgun sequence contains the following coding sequences:
- the syne1b gene encoding nesprin-1 isoform X1, giving the protein MQVLQELGDQLKQQVDTSSASAIQSDRLSLTQRLAAVEQALTRQLTTLQTGVQDYETFNDQLDSLGCWVVEAEEALKVQDPNSSTDLTVIQDRMEELKRLMLKFSSMAPELERLNELGYRLPLNDSEIKRMQNLNRSWSTASAQTTERFSKLQSFLLQQQTFLEKCETWMEFLVQTEENLAVEISGNYQSLMEQQKAHELFQAEMFSRQQILHSIISDGQRMLEQGQVDDRDEFNLKLALLSNQWQGVVRRAQQRRGIIDGLIRQWQRYREMVEKLRKWLVEVSHPAEALQAGSTVPLQQARSMLDAIQLKEKVLQRQQGSYILTVEAGRQLLLSADSRAEVALQTELTEIQERWKHASICLDEQKKEYATLLKDWERCERGIGGSLEKLRAFKRQLSQPLPDHHEDLQAEQMRCKDLENTFDGWTGDLAHLNVLRESLSCYISADDLSVLQERIELLHRQWDEICHQLSLRRQQVSEKLNEWTVFNEKYKELCEWLTNMESKVSQNGDISIEEMIEKLRKDYQEEITVAEENKLQLHHLGERLARASHKSKAAEIEQKLNKVSDRWQHLLDLIGARVKKLRETLVAVQQLDKNMSSLRSWLAHIEAELSKPISYDSCDFQEIQRKLDLQQELQRDIEKHSTGVASVLNLCEVLLHDCDACATDTECDSIQQATRSLDRRWRSICALSMERRLKIEETWRLWQKFLDDFARFEEWLATSEKTAALPNSSDVLYTVAKEELKKFEAFQRHVHESLTQLELINKQYRRLARENRTDSSCRLREMAQDANQRWDNLQKRVASILRRLKHFISQREEFETARDAILVWLTEMDLQLTNIEHFSECDIQAKIKQLRSFQQEISLTTAKIEHIFHHGESLIEKSEPLDAAVIEEELEELQRYCQEVFGRVERYYKKLIRLPLADDDTEVSFSDRELDLDEPGDLSSIPWNERLGDGFLSPLPSSGRSASLAAQLRTERSGRDTPASVDSIPLEWDHDYDLSRGLESASRALREQQSEEGDFLQRPASALSREVASMDSHMHPLDASRFHLQQTDSSRSRTPTSTELDASYMGYMRLLGECRGSIDTVKRMGVELKEEEDSVSGLADPSSSESQTSGVIERWELLQAQDLSKEMRTKQNQQQWQQLNSDLNNVWTWLGETEEELEQQRRLDLSTDIQTIEQRIKKLKELQKAYDKRKAIVLSINLCSTEFVQSDTEESRQLQAKLKDMNNHWDKLGSSLEEWRSSLQEALMQCQDFHEMSHGLLLWLENIDRRRNEVVPIDPIQDSDTLHEHHKTLTQIRQELLDSQLKVASLQDMSLQLLVNSQGSDCMEAKEKVHVIGNRLKLLLKEVTRDLRELAKTLDITSSQQDLSSWSSADELDTSGSLSPVSGRSTPSRRRSVSQRRWIRFLPF; this is encoded by the exons ATGCAGGTTCTCCAAGAACTAGGAGATCAGTTGAAACAGCAGGTGGACACATCATCAGCATCTGCCATTCAGTCAGAtcgtctctctctcacacaacgGCTGGCTGCTGTGGAACAAGCGCTTACTAGACAGCTCACCACACTGCag ACTGGAGTTCAAGACTATGAAACCTTTAATGATCAGCTGGATTCACTGGGGTGCTGGGTAGTTGAAGCTGAGGAGGCTCTAAAGGTACAAGATCCCAACAGCTCCACGGACCTGACAGTCATCCAAGACCGTATGGAGGAGctcaag AGGCTCATGCTTAAATTCAGTAGTATGGCTCCTGAACTGGAACGTCTTAATGAACTCGGTTACCGGCTCCCTCTTAACGATTCAGAGATTAAGCGCATGCAGAACCTCAACAGGAGCTGGTCAACAGCCTCAGCACAAACTACAGAGAGATTCAG TAAACTCCAGTCattcctgctgcagcagcagaccTTCCTGGAGAAATGTGAAACATGGATGGAGTTCTTGGTCCAAACGGAAGAGAATCTGGCAGTGGAGATTTCTGGAAACTACCAGAGTTTGATGGAGCAGCAAAAAGCTCATGAG TTATTCCAAGCCGAGATGTTCAGTCGGCAGCAGATCCTCCACTCTATTATCAGTGATGGACAGAGGATGCTAGAACAGGGTCAAGTAGATGACAG AGATGAGTTCAACCTGAAGTTGGCTCTCCTGAGTAACCAGTGGCAAGGCGTAGTGCGGCGTGCTCAACAGAGGCGGGGCATCATTGACGGTTTGATCCGCCAGTGGCAACGCTACAGAGAAATGGTGGAGAAGCTGCGCAAATGGCTGGTGGAGGTCTCCCACCCTGCAGAAGCCCTTCAGGCAGGGTCTACAGTGCCTCTTCAACAAGCCCGCTCCATGCTGGACGCTATCCAG CTGAAGGAAAAGGTGCTGCAGCGTCAGCAGGGCAGCTACATCTTGACAGTGGAGGCTGGCAGGCAACTGCTCCTGTCAGCTGATAGCCGGGCAGAGGTGGCCCTGCAGACCGAGCTAACTGAGATCCAGGAGCGATGGAAACATGCCAGCATCTGCCTGGATGAACAGAAGAAAGAATATGCCACCTTGTTGAAG GACTGGGAAAGGTGTGAGAGAGGTATTGGTGGATCACTGGAAAAACTTCGAGCCTTCAAACGGCAGCTCTCTCAGCCCCTTCCTGATCACCACGAGGATCTGCAAGCTGAGCAAATGCGTTGCAAG GACTTGGAGAATACATTTGATGGCTGGACTGGGGATCTGGCCCATCTGAATGTGCTGCGAGAGTCGTTGTCTTGTTACATCAGTGCTGACGACCTGTCTGTACTGCAGGAGCGAATTGAGCTGCTGCATCGACAATGGGACGAAATCTGCCACCAG CTGTCACTGCGCAGGCAGCAGGTGAGTGAGAAGCTAAATGAGTGGACTGTATTCAACGAAAAGTACAAGGAGCTCTGCGAGTGGCTCACCAACATGGAGAGCAAGGTTTCCCAAAATGGAGACATCAGCATTGAGGAGATGATCGAGAAGCTTCGCAAG GACTACCAGGAGGAGATCACTGTCGCTGAGGAAAACAAGCTGCAGCTGCACCATCTGGGAGAGCGCCTGGCCAGAGCCAGTCACAAGAGCAAAGCAGCTGAAATCGAACAAAAACTCAACAAAGTCAGCGACCGCTGGCAGCACCTCCTGGATCTCATCGGAGCCAG AGTGAAGAAGCTGAGAGAAACTCTGGTGGCTGTGCAGCAGCTGGATAAGAATATGAGTAGTCTTCGCTCCTGGCTGGCCCATATCGAGGCCGAGTTGTCCAAACCCATCTCCTACGATTCTTGTGACTTCCAGGAGATTCAGAGGAAGCTCGATCTGCAGCAG GAGCTACAGCGTGACATAGAGAAGCACAGTACGGGAGTGGCGTCTGTACTGAATCTGTGTGAGGTGCTTCTGCATGACTGTGACGCCTGCGCCACCGATACAGAGTGTGACTCCATCCAGCAGGCAACTCGTAGCCTTGATCGCCGCTGGAGGAGCATCTGTGCCTTGTCTATGGAGAGGAGACTCAA GATTGAGGAGACGTGGCGTTTATGGCAGAAATTTCTAGATGACTTTGCACGATTTGAGGAGTGGCTGGCCACTTCGGAAAAGACTGCTGCACTGCCCAACTCCTCTGATGTACTGTACACTGTAGCCAAAGAGGAACTTAAGAAATTTGAG GCCTTCCAGAGGCACGTCCATGAAAGCCTAACCCAGCTAGAGTTGATTAACAAGCAATATCGCCGCTTGGCCAGAGAAAACCGCACTGACTCTTCCTGTCGTCTGAGGGAGATGGCTCAGGATGCTAATCAGCGATGGGACAACCTGCAGAAGAGAGTGGCATCAATCCTTCGCAGGCTTAAG CACTTTATTAGTCAGAGAGAGGAGTTTGAGACAGCCAGAGACGCCATCTTGGTGTGGCTGACAGAGATGGACCTGCAGCTGACGAACATCGAACACTTTTCTGAGTGTGACATTCAGGCCAAGATCAAACAACTCCGG TCATTCCAACAGGAGATCTCCCTCACTACAGCCAAGATCGAGCACATCTTCCACCACGGAGAGTCGCTGATAGAGAAGAGCGAGCCTCTTGATGCTGCTGTCATCGAGGAGGAGCTAGAAGAGCTGCAGCGCTACTGTCAGGAAGTGTTTGGTCGAGTGGAGCGCTACTACAAAAAGCTCATTCGGCTTCCT CTTGCAGATGATGATACCGAAGTGTCATTCTCGGACCGTGAGCTGGACCTGGACGAGCCTGGAGATTTGTCCAGCATACCATGGAACGAGCGTTTGGGGGATGGCTTCCTGTCACCTCTGCCCTCTTCCGGCCGCTCAGCCTCCCTGGCGGCCCAGCTTCGGACTGAACGCTCAGGCAGGGATACCCCAGCCAGCGTAGACTCCATTCCCCTGGAGTGGGACCACGACTACGACCTGAGCCGCGGGCTGGAGAGCGCCAGCAGGGCCCtgagagagcagcagagtgagGAGGGAGACTTCCTCCAGAGGCCTGCCTCAGCTTTGTCAC GCGAGGTTGCCTCTATGGACTCACATATGCACCCTCTTGATGCCAGCCGTTTCCACCTGCAACAAACGGACAGCAGCCGCAGTCGCACACCCACAAGCACAGAACTGGATGCCTCATACATGGGATAT ATGCGGCTGCTGGGTGAGTGTCGTGGCAGTATTGACACTGTGAAGAGGATGGGCGTTgagctgaaggaggaggaagactctGTATCTGGACTGGCAGATCCCAGTAGCTCAGAGTCCCAGACATCAG GAGTGATTGAGCGCTGGGAGCTCCTGCAGGCTCAGGACCTCAGCAAAGAGATGCGCACAAAGCAGAACCAGCAACAGTGGCAGcagctgaactctgacctgAACAATGTTTGGACTTGGCTGGGAGAGACGGAGGAAGAGCTGGAGCAGCAGCGAAGGCTGGACCTTAGCACAGACATCCAGACGATTGAGCAACGCATCAAAAAGCTCAAG GAGCTGCAGAAGGCTTATGACAAGCGCAAGGCTATTGTGCTGTCCATCAACCTGTGCAGTACTGAATTTGTGCAGTCAGACACAGAGGAGTCCCGACAGCTACAGGCCAAACTGAAAGACATGAACAACCACTGGGACAAACTGGGCAGCTCACTGGAGGAGTGGAGGTCTTCGTTACAGGAAGCTCTCATGCAGTGTCAA GACTTCCATGAGATGAGTCATGGTCTGCTGCTCTGGTTGGAAAACATCGACCGCAGGAGGAATGAGGTGGTTCCCATTGACCCCATCCAAGACAGTGACACTCTCCATGAGCATCATAAAACACTTACG CAAATCCGCCAGGAGCTGCTGGACTCACAGCTCAAAGTCGCCTCGCTTCAAGACATGTCCCTCCAGTTGCTGGTCAACTCTCAGGGCAGCGACTGCATGGAGGCAAAGGAGAAGGTTCATGTTATTGGAAATCGCCTCAAACTGCTGCTAAAGGAAGTAACCCGAGACCTCAGAGAGCTGGCCAAGACTCTGGACATCACAAGCAGTCAACAG GATCTGTCATCTTGGTCGTCTGCTGATGAGCTGGACACGTCCGGTTCCCTCAGTCCTGTATCAGGAAGGAGTACACCAAGTCGGCGACGATCG gtCTCGCAGCGACGCTGGATCCGCTTCCTTCCCTTCTGA